From a region of the Methylocystis hirsuta genome:
- a CDS encoding SDR family NAD(P)-dependent oxidoreductase, which yields MRIALVTGASRGIGRALALELARDGAHVVALARTQGALEELDDEIRALGGEATLVPCDLSDFDALDRLGAALFERWGKLDAFVGNAGVLGPLSPLAHVDPKDWNRVMAVNVTANWRLIRSLDPLLRASGAGRVLFITSGAAHRAAMKPFWGAYAVSKAALEAMARTYASESAGDGVTVMLANPGPLRTRMRAQAMPGEDPMTLKTPEEFAKKCLAPLAPEWRESARLYDFPTDRLLSFSAPV from the coding sequence ATCCGCATCGCTCTTGTCACCGGCGCGTCGCGCGGCATCGGACGCGCGCTCGCCCTGGAACTCGCGCGCGACGGCGCCCATGTCGTCGCTCTGGCGCGCACGCAGGGCGCTCTCGAAGAACTCGACGACGAGATTCGCGCGCTTGGCGGCGAAGCGACGCTCGTTCCCTGCGATCTCAGTGATTTCGACGCGCTTGACCGTCTCGGCGCCGCGTTGTTCGAACGCTGGGGCAAGCTCGACGCCTTCGTTGGCAATGCAGGCGTTCTCGGACCTCTGTCGCCGCTCGCCCACGTCGACCCGAAGGACTGGAACCGCGTCATGGCGGTCAACGTCACCGCAAACTGGCGTCTGATCCGTTCCCTTGATCCGCTGTTGCGCGCGTCGGGCGCTGGGCGCGTCCTCTTCATCACCTCGGGGGCGGCGCATCGCGCGGCAATGAAGCCGTTCTGGGGCGCTTATGCGGTCTCGAAGGCGGCGCTCGAGGCGATGGCCCGCACCTATGCGTCTGAAAGCGCCGGCGATGGTGTGACCGTCATGCTCGCCAATCCGGGTCCGCTGCGCACGCGCATGCGCGCTCAGGCGATGCCGGGCGAAGATCCGATGACGCTCAAAACGCCTGAAGAATTCGCAAAAAAGTGCCTCGCGCCGCTGGCGCCGGAATGGCGCGAGAGCGCGAGGCTTTATGATTTTCCCACCGACCGGCTGCTGAGTTTCTCCGCGCCGGTCTGA
- a CDS encoding beta-ketoacyl-ACP synthase III, producing the protein MPQLRSVVLGVGAYLPQKTLTNDELAKLVDTSDAWIVQRTGIKERHIAAEGETTSMLGEMAARDALANAGIAADDIDLIVVATSTPDWTFPSTATQIQAALGITHGVAFDLQAVCSGFVFAVATAEKFLRSGSHKRALVIGAETFSRIIDWTDRTTCVLFGDGAGAMVLEAQPSQGGADERGVLTTHLRSDGRHRAKLHVDGGPSATQTVGHLRMEGKEVFRFAVGQVTDVVKDAFAATGLTPEDLDWFVPHQANRRIIDMSAQKLGIAPEKTIATVHLHGNTSAASVPLALAVASADGRIKRGDLVMLEAVGGGFTWGSALIRW; encoded by the coding sequence ATGCCTCAACTGCGTTCCGTCGTTCTCGGCGTCGGCGCTTATCTCCCGCAAAAAACCCTCACCAATGACGAGCTGGCCAAGCTCGTCGACACGAGCGACGCGTGGATTGTGCAGCGCACCGGGATCAAGGAGCGCCATATCGCCGCGGAAGGCGAGACGACGTCGATGCTCGGGGAAATGGCCGCGCGCGATGCGCTCGCCAATGCGGGAATCGCCGCCGACGACATCGACCTGATCGTCGTGGCGACATCGACCCCAGACTGGACCTTCCCGTCGACAGCGACGCAGATTCAAGCGGCCCTGGGCATTACGCACGGCGTGGCGTTTGATCTGCAAGCCGTCTGCTCGGGATTCGTTTTCGCCGTCGCCACGGCGGAGAAATTTCTACGCTCGGGCTCGCACAAGCGCGCGCTTGTCATCGGCGCCGAGACGTTCTCCCGGATCATCGATTGGACCGACCGCACCACCTGCGTGCTGTTTGGCGACGGCGCCGGCGCGATGGTGCTCGAGGCGCAACCGTCGCAGGGAGGGGCCGACGAGCGCGGCGTGCTGACGACTCATCTGCGCTCTGACGGACGCCATCGCGCGAAACTCCACGTCGACGGCGGCCCGTCCGCGACTCAAACCGTCGGTCATCTGCGCATGGAGGGGAAAGAGGTGTTCCGCTTCGCGGTCGGCCAAGTAACCGACGTCGTCAAGGACGCTTTCGCCGCGACGGGACTGACCCCCGAGGATCTTGATTGGTTCGTGCCGCATCAGGCCAATCGCCGAATCATCGATATGTCGGCGCAAAAGCTCGGGATTGCGCCGGAAAAGACCATCGCCACCGTGCATTTGCACGGCAACACCTCCGCCGCGTCGGTGCCCCTGGCTTTGGCGGTCGCCTCGGCGGACGGACGAATCAAACGGGGCGATCTCGTCATGCTTGAAGCCGTCGGGGGCGGCTTTACCTGGGGATCGGCGCTGATACGCTGGTAA
- a CDS encoding alginate O-acetyltransferase AlgX-related protein, translating into MDKRIEKHEAEFGAASRSRGQAEGVIAFLKSLTLARLPIFGCAGFIAFLFLANLWNFAVEREWPKLRIRSAWPLAGVAKPKPAPWTFDAFLSGETQKAVSTNLGRMSPVFPISVRAKNQLVFSLFGGSAAPGVAIGRDGQLFEQLYIDKFCARDGGFDPSRLSAWSSTLRDIQEMAQAHGKSFVYLISPSKAARYAEDLPTSAPCASRATSMPDKLAPYRAALDGAHVRYVDGPALIAAEKSKQPIALFPRGGSHWNSVGGALAMREVTRATPTSPVGALDFTSAPAREAVGTDRDLLDLLNLLWPDASYPTAAIGRGGEKGVCARAPRLLALGGSFLHQVLAAATLAPCPPQIDYWFYMRTENNNIELGHYRRPPGDASNGERLKAIPEELDENLAGADVILLEENEAGVATTKQVTHLVEALRRLP; encoded by the coding sequence ATGGATAAGCGCATCGAGAAACATGAGGCGGAATTTGGAGCGGCGTCGCGCTCGCGCGGTCAAGCCGAGGGCGTAATCGCCTTTTTGAAATCGCTGACGCTCGCGCGTCTGCCGATTTTTGGTTGCGCGGGCTTCATCGCGTTTTTGTTCCTCGCCAATTTGTGGAATTTCGCCGTCGAGCGCGAGTGGCCGAAGCTGCGCATCCGCAGCGCCTGGCCGCTCGCCGGCGTCGCGAAGCCAAAGCCCGCGCCTTGGACGTTCGACGCCTTTCTTTCAGGAGAAACGCAAAAGGCCGTGTCGACAAATCTTGGCCGAATGTCGCCGGTTTTTCCGATTTCGGTGCGTGCGAAAAATCAGCTCGTCTTTTCGCTGTTCGGCGGCTCGGCGGCGCCGGGAGTCGCGATCGGCCGCGACGGCCAGCTGTTCGAGCAGCTCTATATCGACAAATTTTGCGCGCGTGACGGCGGCTTCGATCCGTCTCGCCTGAGCGCCTGGTCCTCGACCTTGCGCGACATTCAGGAGATGGCGCAGGCGCATGGGAAGAGTTTCGTCTATCTGATTTCGCCGTCCAAGGCGGCGCGCTATGCGGAAGATCTGCCGACGTCCGCGCCCTGCGCTTCGCGCGCGACATCGATGCCGGACAAGCTCGCGCCCTATCGCGCCGCGCTCGACGGAGCGCATGTCCGCTACGTGGACGGCCCGGCGCTCATTGCGGCGGAAAAATCCAAACAGCCTATCGCGCTGTTTCCGCGCGGCGGCTCGCATTGGAACAGCGTCGGCGGCGCGCTCGCCATGCGCGAAGTTACGCGCGCGACGCCAACGTCTCCCGTCGGCGCGCTCGATTTTACATCGGCGCCGGCGCGCGAAGCCGTCGGCACAGATCGCGACCTGCTGGACCTTCTAAATCTCTTGTGGCCCGACGCGTCTTATCCGACGGCGGCGATCGGCCGGGGAGGGGAGAAGGGCGTTTGCGCGCGCGCGCCGCGTCTGCTCGCGCTTGGCGGCAGCTTTCTGCATCAAGTCCTGGCGGCGGCGACGCTGGCGCCCTGTCCGCCGCAAATCGACTATTGGTTCTATATGCGGACCGAGAACAACAATATCGAACTCGGTCATTACCGGCGCCCGCCCGGCGACGCCTCGAACGGCGAACGGCTGAAGGCCATTCCCGAGGAACTTGATGAAAACCTCGCCGGCGCCGACGTCATCCTGCTCGAAGAAAACGAAGCCGGCGTCGCGACGACGAAGCAGGTTACGCATCTCGTCGAGGCGCTGCGTCGTCTGCCTTAG
- a CDS encoding Uma2 family endonuclease, with protein sequence MSATAQKRINAAEFLAWAQSQEKGRYELFRGETFAMAPERAEHVAAKARIWRALADAIARVGAPCEAFVDGLGVKIDDHTVYEPDALVNCGDPVPADSLLAPMPVVIVEVISPSSRSFDKNSKLSDYFRLASVKHYLVIDLSRRLILHYRRQADQIVVGIVKEGRMTLDPPGLDVAVDEIIPEFPA encoded by the coding sequence ATGAGCGCAACGGCCCAAAAACGCATCAACGCGGCGGAGTTTCTTGCCTGGGCGCAATCTCAGGAGAAGGGCCGCTATGAGCTGTTTCGCGGCGAAACCTTCGCGATGGCGCCGGAACGCGCGGAGCATGTCGCCGCTAAAGCCCGCATTTGGCGCGCGCTGGCCGATGCAATCGCGCGCGTCGGGGCGCCGTGCGAAGCATTTGTCGACGGGCTCGGCGTAAAAATCGACGATCACACCGTTTACGAACCCGACGCACTGGTCAATTGCGGCGATCCTGTGCCAGCGGATTCGCTTCTGGCGCCTATGCCCGTCGTCATCGTTGAAGTCATCTCGCCCTCTTCTCGGAGCTTCGACAAAAATTCAAAGCTCAGCGATTATTTTCGGCTCGCGAGCGTCAAGCATTATCTCGTCATAGACCTGAGCCGACGGCTGATCTTGCACTACCGCCGGCAAGCCGATCAGATCGTCGTCGGTATCGTCAAGGAAGGCCGCATGACGCTCGATCCTCCAGGCCTGGATGTCGCTGTTGACGAGATAATTCCCGAGTTCCCTGCGTGA
- a CDS encoding CvpA family protein, with the protein MPSYLDLAVITVVLVSGMLALLRGFTREVLAILSWVAAAAAAYFFYPLALPYIKPYVSKDEIALAASVASVFFVALIAVSLVTVKLSDVILDSKVGALDRTLGFLFGAVRGALLAVVAFVFYSWLVPETNQPEWIKDARAKPFLTAGGEKLREMLPDDIDSLVAKIKAKKGAPTNEEPPADVEPDKIQPAPTDASSEAPAEAPAEAAPPSGDKPE; encoded by the coding sequence ATGCCGTCATATCTTGATTTGGCTGTGATTACCGTCGTTCTGGTTTCGGGGATGCTCGCTCTTTTGCGCGGCTTCACCCGCGAAGTGCTTGCAATCCTTTCCTGGGTCGCGGCGGCGGCGGCGGCGTATTTCTTTTATCCGCTCGCCCTCCCCTACATCAAACCTTACGTCAGCAAGGACGAGATCGCTCTCGCGGCTTCCGTGGCCTCCGTGTTTTTCGTCGCTTTGATCGCCGTTTCTCTCGTCACGGTGAAGCTCTCGGACGTCATCCTCGATTCGAAGGTCGGCGCCCTCGATCGCACGCTCGGCTTCCTGTTCGGCGCCGTTCGCGGCGCGCTGCTCGCCGTCGTCGCCTTCGTCTTTTACAGCTGGCTGGTGCCCGAAACGAATCAGCCCGAATGGATCAAGGACGCGCGCGCGAAACCGTTCCTGACGGCTGGCGGCGAGAAGCTGCGCGAAATGCTGCCCGACGACATCGACAGCCTCGTCGCCAAGATCAAGGCGAAGAAGGGCGCTCCGACGAATGAGGAGCCGCCGGCCGACGTCGAGCCGGACAAGATTCAGCCTGCGCCGACCGACGCAAGCTCCGAGGCGCCGGCTGAGGCGCCGGCCGAGGCGGCGCCTCCGTCGGGCGACAAGCCTGAATGA
- a CDS encoding HNH endonuclease — protein MTKCALCGNQISNDPADSHCDSAEHIFPNSVGGQKTVSGFICRKCNSETGETWDAALAMTMQPLGLMFGVQRDRGKMPPLRTVTTEGERVTLQAEGGMTLTNPEFKKTQRTDGSTDYNIKARSMDEARRILAGLQKKHPELDVEATLAQATAVEKYLDGDFPFTFQFGGPEAGRSMVKTCLAFAFSNGVGWQECGEATAYLRDPSAKACFGYFSTHDLISGRKPGVPLHCVALRADPTTGMVLSYAEYFGVVRIVACLGEKYAGPRVEAAYAFDPRTGDEFAVQVSLDFDRKTIDDIYAYQHSDVHAVEAALASVIGPALQSQANAERVRVVGRAVDKAFDECGAKEGERLTEEHVRKICRSLAESIAPFALHSMRPVSGPKKS, from the coding sequence ATGACCAAATGCGCTCTCTGCGGCAATCAGATATCGAACGACCCTGCCGATTCGCACTGCGACTCGGCCGAGCACATCTTCCCCAATTCGGTCGGCGGTCAGAAAACCGTATCCGGCTTCATCTGCCGCAAATGCAACAGCGAGACCGGCGAGACGTGGGACGCGGCGCTTGCCATGACGATGCAGCCGCTCGGCCTGATGTTCGGTGTCCAGAGAGATCGAGGCAAGATGCCGCCACTCAGGACCGTTACGACCGAGGGCGAACGCGTAACGCTACAAGCCGAAGGCGGCATGACCTTGACAAACCCGGAGTTCAAGAAGACCCAGCGGACGGACGGCTCGACGGATTACAACATCAAGGCCCGCTCCATGGACGAAGCGCGCCGGATTCTCGCAGGATTGCAGAAGAAGCACCCTGAGCTAGATGTCGAAGCCACGCTTGCGCAGGCGACGGCGGTCGAGAAATATCTCGATGGGGATTTTCCCTTTACCTTCCAGTTCGGCGGCCCGGAAGCGGGCCGTTCCATGGTCAAGACATGTCTCGCATTTGCGTTCTCGAACGGTGTTGGCTGGCAGGAGTGCGGCGAGGCGACGGCTTACCTCCGCGATCCCAGCGCGAAGGCCTGCTTCGGGTACTTCAGCACCCACGACCTGATCTCCGGCCGGAAACCGGGCGTCCCGCTTCATTGCGTCGCGCTCCGCGCTGACCCTACCACAGGCATGGTTCTGAGCTACGCTGAGTATTTCGGTGTGGTGCGGATCGTGGCTTGCCTGGGAGAGAAATATGCCGGTCCACGCGTGGAGGCCGCTTATGCTTTCGATCCTCGAACGGGAGACGAATTCGCAGTTCAGGTCTCTCTGGATTTCGATCGGAAAACGATCGACGACATCTATGCGTACCAGCATAGTGACGTGCACGCTGTCGAGGCCGCGCTCGCGTCGGTTATCGGCCCGGCCCTCCAGTCGCAAGCGAACGCCGAGAGAGTTCGGGTCGTCGGTCGCGCGGTAGACAAAGCGTTCGACGAATGCGGCGCAAAGGAAGGAGAGCGGTTGACGGAAGAACACGTCCGTAAGATCTGCCGCTCGCTCGCTGAGAGCATCGCACCTTTCGCATTGCACAGCATGCGACCAGTGAGCGGTCCGAAGAAGTCGTGA
- a CDS encoding integration host factor subunit alpha — MAKGDATAKPNGEATDERMASGGTVTRSDLADAIHRKVGVPRAESAKYVEMVLEEIFERIIAREDVKLSSFGAFVVRSKKERLGRNPKTGASAKISARLVVSFKPSNIMRARINGDE; from the coding sequence ATGGCCAAGGGGGACGCGACCGCTAAGCCAAACGGCGAAGCGACAGATGAGCGCATGGCGAGCGGGGGCACCGTGACCCGTTCGGACCTTGCAGACGCAATCCATCGGAAAGTCGGAGTGCCGCGGGCGGAGTCCGCGAAATACGTCGAAATGGTGCTGGAAGAGATCTTCGAGCGCATCATTGCGCGCGAAGACGTCAAGCTCTCTTCCTTTGGCGCCTTTGTTGTGCGCTCAAAGAAGGAGCGGCTGGGACGCAATCCGAAGACTGGCGCAAGCGCCAAGATTTCGGCGCGGCTGGTCGTCTCCTTCAAGCCGTCCAACATCATGCGTGCGAGAATCAACGGCGACGAGTGA
- the purF gene encoding amidophosphoribosyltransferase produces MTEAAEDLQRSSSCEIDATDDLDGDRLREYCGVFGVFDLPDASAIAALGLHALQHRGQEAAGIVSFDGSRFHGERRLGLVGDHFSQENTIKRLPGATAIGHVRYATTGETMLRNVQPLFAELNTGGFAVAHNGNLTNAQTLRRELIREGAIFQSTSDTEVILHLVARSRRPLLIDRFIEALRSIEGAYSLVALTNKKLIGARDPLGIRPLVIGEFNGKYILASETCALDIIGARFVRDVMNGEIVIISEDGIQSLRPFPPQPMRPCIFEYIYFARPDSIVHGRPVYEVRKAMGAELARERLIEADVVVPVPDSGVPAALGYSQQSGVPFELGIIRNHYVGRTFIEPTQIARDFGVRMKHSANRCVVAGKRVILIDDSVVRGTTSVKIVQMMRDAGATEVHFLISSPPITNPDYYGIDTPQKENLLAATHTLDEMREYIGCDSLGFLSVDGIYRAMGYERRDPNRPQFTDHCFTGDYPTSLTDLVGENRAQLSLLAEAS; encoded by the coding sequence ATGACGGAGGCCGCCGAGGATCTTCAACGATCCTCATCCTGCGAGATTGACGCGACAGACGATCTCGACGGCGACAGGCTTCGTGAATATTGCGGCGTTTTCGGCGTCTTCGATCTGCCGGACGCCTCAGCGATCGCCGCCTTGGGCTTGCACGCCCTGCAGCATCGCGGCCAAGAGGCGGCCGGCATCGTCAGCTTCGACGGCAGCCGCTTCCATGGCGAGCGCCGACTGGGCCTGGTCGGCGATCACTTTTCTCAGGAAAACACGATCAAGCGCCTGCCCGGCGCCACGGCGATCGGACATGTGCGCTACGCCACCACCGGCGAAACCATGCTGCGCAACGTGCAGCCGCTGTTCGCGGAACTGAACACGGGCGGCTTCGCCGTCGCCCACAACGGCAACCTCACCAACGCCCAGACGCTGCGCCGCGAGCTGATCCGAGAGGGCGCGATCTTCCAGTCGACTTCCGACACCGAGGTCATCCTTCATCTCGTGGCGCGCAGCCGCAGGCCGCTGCTCATCGACCGTTTCATCGAAGCGCTTCGCTCGATCGAAGGCGCCTATTCGCTCGTCGCGCTCACCAACAAGAAGCTGATCGGCGCGCGCGATCCGCTCGGCATCCGGCCGCTCGTCATCGGCGAATTCAACGGAAAATATATTCTCGCGTCGGAAACTTGCGCGCTCGACATCATCGGCGCACGCTTCGTGCGCGACGTGATGAACGGCGAGATCGTCATTATCTCCGAGGACGGAATTCAGAGCTTGCGGCCGTTTCCGCCGCAGCCGATGCGCCCCTGCATCTTCGAATATATCTATTTCGCCCGTCCCGATTCCATCGTCCATGGCCGTCCGGTCTATGAGGTTCGCAAGGCGATGGGCGCCGAGCTCGCGCGCGAGCGCCTGATCGAGGCGGACGTCGTGGTGCCCGTGCCGGACTCCGGCGTGCCGGCGGCGCTCGGCTATTCGCAGCAATCCGGCGTGCCGTTCGAGCTCGGCATTATCCGCAATCACTATGTCGGGCGCACCTTCATCGAGCCGACGCAAATCGCCCGCGATTTCGGCGTGCGCATGAAACATAGCGCCAACCGCTGCGTCGTCGCCGGGAAACGCGTGATCCTCATCGACGATTCCGTCGTGCGCGGCACGACGTCGGTGAAAATCGTGCAGATGATGCGCGACGCCGGCGCGACGGAAGTGCATTTCCTGATTTCGTCGCCGCCGATCACCAATCCGGACTACTACGGCATCGATACGCCGCAGAAGGAGAATCTGCTCGCCGCGACGCATACGCTCGATGAAATGCGCGAATATATCGGCTGCGACTCGCTGGGCTTCCTGTCGGTCGACGGCATCTATCGCGCCATGGGCTACGAGCGCCGCGACCCCAACCGACCGCAGTTCACCGATCACTGCTTCACCGGGGATTATCCCACGTCGCTCACCGACCTCGTCGGCGAAAACCGCGCGCAGCTGTCGCTGTTGGCGGAGGCGAGCTGA
- a CDS encoding EcsC family protein, protein MSHSYPLPVLVDQGLSQSDVEALRSAVAALERHSFATRLAGLASRQLSFGSLTLPPRLQAAVAAATQKALAAAMKMALASLDAQPRKDTVRIHRRLAALTGGVGGAVGLASLPLELPVSTTIMLRSIAEIAQAEGEDLRHPGAALACLEVFALGGPSAEGNVLEGGYLALRAVLAKSVSDAARFLTVRQVSNEAAPALARLIGAIGARFGVVVTQKTAAQAVPIIGAISGAAINVAFTEHFQTLARGHFVVRRLERLYSPAVVHAEYARIARSEGYWDDPSQAA, encoded by the coding sequence GTGTCGCATTCCTATCCGCTGCCCGTTCTCGTGGACCAGGGCCTGTCGCAGTCCGATGTCGAAGCGCTGCGCTCCGCCGTCGCGGCGTTGGAAAGACATAGCTTCGCGACCCGGCTGGCGGGGCTGGCGAGCCGGCAGCTCAGTTTTGGCTCGCTGACGCTGCCGCCGCGCCTGCAGGCGGCGGTCGCCGCCGCGACGCAAAAGGCGCTCGCCGCGGCGATGAAGATGGCCTTGGCGAGCCTCGATGCGCAGCCAAGGAAGGACACGGTGCGGATTCACCGTCGTCTCGCGGCGCTGACGGGAGGCGTCGGCGGCGCCGTTGGCCTCGCGAGCCTGCCGCTGGAACTGCCGGTGTCGACGACGATCATGCTGCGCTCGATCGCGGAAATCGCCCAGGCGGAGGGAGAGGACCTGCGCCACCCTGGCGCCGCCCTCGCCTGCCTGGAAGTTTTTGCGCTGGGCGGCCCCTCCGCCGAGGGAAATGTCCTGGAAGGCGGCTATCTCGCGCTGCGCGCCGTGCTCGCGAAATCCGTGTCGGACGCCGCACGCTTTCTGACTGTCCGGCAGGTCTCCAATGAGGCGGCGCCTGCCCTGGCGCGTCTGATCGGCGCGATCGGGGCGCGTTTCGGGGTGGTCGTAACGCAAAAGACCGCGGCGCAGGCAGTCCCGATCATCGGCGCGATCAGCGGCGCGGCGATCAATGTCGCCTTCACCGAACATTTCCAAACTCTCGCCCGCGGCCATTTCGTCGTGCGCCGACTGGAGCGGCTGTATAGCCCTGCCGTGGTGCATGCGGAATACGCCAGGATCGCCCGTTCCGAAGGCTATTGGGATGATCCGTCGCAGGCGGCGTGA
- the radA gene encoding DNA repair protein RadA has protein sequence MAKSRAVYVCQNCGAVASRWQGRCDSCGEWNSLVEESDAGAPAATRRAARGRVFELEGLAGEGRPAPRIATGIDEFDRVTGGGFVPGSVLLLGGEPGIGKSTLLIQACATLARRGARVVYISGEEAVAQVRLRATRLNLTDAPVELAAATQVEDILATCATGARPALIVIDSIQTMHTNMAESAPGTVTQVRASAQALLRHAKTTGSTIVLVGHVTKDGQVAGPRVVEHMVDAVLSFEGDGAHHFRMLRASKNRFGATGEIGVFEMTSLGLAEVANPSALFLAGRDSGAPGAAVVAGMEGQRPLLIEIQALVAPSSLGTPRRAVVGFDQNRLSMILAVLEAHGGLKLGMHDVYLNVAGGFRAHEPAADLAAAAALVSSLTGAVLPPDMCFFGEIGLSGAVRPVIHAGMRLREAGKLGFNHAVVPQSQQISDDGRGSGVTIRPCADVGGLVAAIARISARERTIARG, from the coding sequence ATGGCCAAAAGCCGCGCGGTCTACGTCTGTCAGAACTGCGGCGCCGTCGCGTCGCGGTGGCAAGGTCGCTGCGACTCCTGCGGCGAGTGGAACAGCCTCGTTGAAGAGTCGGACGCCGGCGCGCCCGCCGCCACCCGCCGCGCCGCGCGCGGCCGCGTCTTCGAACTCGAGGGGCTCGCTGGCGAAGGCCGGCCCGCGCCTCGAATAGCGACAGGAATCGACGAATTCGACCGCGTCACCGGCGGCGGCTTCGTGCCTGGCTCAGTGCTGCTGCTCGGCGGCGAGCCGGGCATCGGCAAATCCACTCTGCTCATCCAGGCCTGCGCGACTCTGGCGCGCCGCGGCGCGCGCGTCGTCTATATTTCGGGCGAAGAGGCCGTCGCCCAGGTGCGACTGCGCGCGACCAGGCTCAATCTCACCGATGCGCCGGTGGAGCTCGCCGCCGCGACCCAGGTCGAGGACATTCTCGCCACCTGCGCGACAGGCGCCCGCCCGGCGTTGATCGTAATCGATTCGATACAGACGATGCACACCAACATGGCGGAGTCGGCGCCTGGAACGGTGACGCAGGTGCGCGCAAGCGCCCAGGCGCTCCTGCGCCACGCCAAGACGACAGGCTCGACGATCGTCCTCGTCGGCCATGTCACGAAGGACGGGCAGGTCGCAGGGCCGCGCGTGGTCGAACACATGGTCGACGCCGTCCTGTCCTTCGAGGGCGACGGCGCGCATCATTTCCGCATGCTGCGCGCCTCCAAGAACCGATTTGGCGCGACCGGCGAAATCGGCGTCTTCGAGATGACCAGCCTCGGCCTCGCCGAAGTCGCCAATCCATCGGCGCTTTTTCTCGCCGGCCGAGACTCTGGCGCGCCGGGGGCCGCGGTCGTCGCCGGCATGGAGGGGCAGCGTCCGCTGCTGATCGAAATCCAGGCGCTCGTCGCGCCGAGCTCGCTCGGCACGCCGCGACGCGCCGTCGTCGGTTTCGACCAGAATCGGCTCTCCATGATCCTCGCCGTGCTCGAAGCGCATGGCGGGCTGAAGCTTGGCATGCACGACGTCTATCTCAACGTCGCGGGCGGATTTCGGGCACACGAGCCGGCCGCCGATCTTGCCGCGGCCGCCGCCCTCGTCTCGTCGCTCACCGGCGCCGTCCTGCCGCCCGACATGTGCTTTTTTGGCGAGATCGGGCTTTCCGGCGCGGTGCGGCCCGTCATTCACGCCGGCATGCGACTGCGCGAGGCAGGGAAACTCGGGTTCAATCACGCCGTCGTCCCGCAATCCCAACAAATTTCCGACGATGGGCGCGGCTCCGGCGTGACGATCCGTCCCTGCGCAGACGTCGGCGGCCTCGTCGCCGCCATCGCCCGCATATCGGCGCGCGAAAGAACGATCGCGCGCGGCTAA
- a CDS encoding DUF992 domain-containing protein, producing the protein MRKFFWGRALSGACALALLAPASALAGDRIGSLQCRLLGNGISVLVENQQMDCIYRDDAEGAVPAHYVGALTKVGANVTINGPGELAWGVVSATSHIGPGALAGSYYGPGVSAKVVVGGGGAMLVGGSNDTFSLQPFSIEAGSGVGWTAGVERLTLAYVPPPPPPALRHGYIHHHYRWHKLHTSHHHTSHHHS; encoded by the coding sequence ATGCGGAAGTTTTTTTGGGGTCGCGCGCTGAGCGGCGCTTGCGCTCTGGCCCTGCTGGCGCCGGCGAGCGCCCTCGCGGGCGACCGCATCGGCTCCTTGCAGTGCCGGCTGCTTGGCAACGGCATCAGCGTTTTGGTCGAAAATCAGCAGATGGACTGCATTTATCGCGATGACGCCGAAGGCGCTGTTCCTGCTCATTACGTCGGCGCGCTCACCAAGGTGGGCGCCAATGTGACGATCAACGGTCCTGGCGAGCTTGCCTGGGGCGTCGTCTCCGCCACGAGCCATATCGGACCCGGCGCCCTCGCTGGCTCTTATTATGGCCCAGGCGTGTCGGCCAAGGTCGTGGTCGGCGGCGGCGGCGCAATGTTGGTCGGCGGCTCCAACGACACCTTCTCGCTGCAGCCTTTCAGCATCGAAGCAGGCTCCGGCGTGGGATGGACTGCGGGCGTCGAGCGCCTGACGCTCGCCTATGTTCCGCCGCCGCCGCCGCCCGCTTTGCGCCATGGCTACATCCATCATCATTACCGCTGGCACAAGCTCCACACGAGCCACCATCACACGAGCCACCATCACAGCTAA